The following are encoded in a window of Carassius auratus strain Wakin chromosome 6, ASM336829v1, whole genome shotgun sequence genomic DNA:
- the c6h1orf210 gene encoding type III endosome membrane protein TEMP gives MGSATHTVCVLLCFWVSGSCYTLQTVGPCTVNRETAAFDCSGKRLTSVPKHIWMNVTELDLSDNLLDLTHSDSFKHLNLFSHLVSLNLSGNYLPLLLKDHLYSLSSLKILDLSRCQLDAVEANALVKLSSLQMLLLGDIQLTAVKDLRLSPFVEQNNRQKEGDRGMMIRASKRMAQDDQDDGYSKDVNYGAFLRKLLTTVTPDAKTTINETKEEVDPKTSSESWKVFVGVLGSAITLSVLIALMAKCKVVHKYLASYRHSRLSEVDATSQCDHANFEVGFSTQGGPGIRTAAPNHDIEADDDGFIEDNYIQASESERATRAAALTDDDEEEEEIEFSIG, from the exons ATGGGGTCAGctacacacacagtgtgtgtgctCCTGTGTTTTTGGGTCTCGGGATCATGCTACACACTCCAGACCGTGGGCCCATGTACGGTCAACAGAGAGACG GCTGCTTTTGACTGCAGTGGGAAAAGACTTACATCGGTGCCAAAGCACATCTGGATGAATGTAACCGAACTGGACCTGTCTGACAATCTGTTAGACTTAACCCACAGTGACAGCTTCAAGCACCTAAACCTCTTCAGCCACTTAGTCTCACTGAATCTATCAGGAAACTACCTCCCCCTACTGTTAAAAGACCATCTCTACAGTCTTTCTTCTCTTAAAATACTAGACCTGAGTAGGTGTCAACTGGACGCAGTGGAGGCAAACGCTCTGGTCAAGCTTTCCAGTTTACAGATGCTCCTCCTGGGGGACATTCAGTTGACTGCTGTCAAAGACCTGAGATTGAGTCCGTTTGTGGAACAGAATAACAGACAGAAAGAGGGAGACAGAGGAATGATGATCAGAGCTTCAAAGCGCATGGCACAGGATGACCAAGATGATg GATATTCTAAGGATGTCAACTATGGAGCCTTCCTTCGTAAACTACTTACAACTGTGACACCAGATGCAAAGACAACAATTAACG AAACAAAAGAGGAGGTTGATCCCAAAACATCATCAGAAAGCTGGAAGGTATTTGTGGGTGTTCTGGGGTCAGCGATCACCCTCTCTGTCCTTATCGCTTTGATGGCCAAATGCAAAGTCGTGCACAAGTATCTGGCAAGCTACAGGCACTCCAGGCTCAGCGAAGTAGATGCCACGAGTCAGTGTGACCACGCAAACTTTGAGGTGGGATTCTCAACCCAAGGTGGCCCAGGGATTCGGACAGCTGCACCTAATCATGACATTGAGGCGGATGATGACGGGTTTATTGAAGACAACTATATTCAAGcaagtgagagtgagagagccACAAGAGCAGCAGCACTGACTGATGATgacgaggaggaggaagagattGAATTTAGTATTGGCTAG